The following proteins are co-located in the Massilia litorea genome:
- a CDS encoding phospholipase effector Tle1 domain-containing protein produces MSALLAPQLGPELSAATEVEKFFGTEVLNKIRKKFELREHPILGAPGKSCETNLFFGFFFDGTKNNYIQADTARNHSNVARLYDCYPGLSVPGVLPKSTDWQHKPEKYTHFFKVYVPGVASPFSQVGDTGDGAQLTAGSASGAFGERRIIWALIQAINNVHRYFLRTPLVTPEETDLLVRRIVLNKFARAMMTNPGAAYNATANNQVNMRARQAFRNILLRLKTAIAQHRPDPKTRKPLKVDPAIVKTIYVSTFGFSRGATESRAFVNWLQSLCRLDAEVHGNNAQMSLGGFNVEFDFLGVFDTVASVGAGNTLGNTFAGKFLDGHGAWADTEDSLRIPPGLKCLHLVAAHDLRRSFPVDSISVGGNLPAGCEEIVVPGVHSDIGCGYSPGEQGKGIHPNGDDMLSRIPLLMMYKAARINGVPLKLETANPTAKLRFGLKPATIQAFNAYIETCKEIQGPIHRIMREQARKQIEWRLMRRITSQTPLQKTSSFLRASTFDQNDLLSAGQEFEQEIEAFKVWRREKGAAFRPAQQKAGFDNEHLAEWEEIATWWQEAPRPVEAVVTFFDHYVHDSRAAFKLIPGNPDNAKDMQKMLAEWVKERKGSRLWEGLDENEKRAADAYAKTGKIPPMRTSGREPFDSSWKSYGISGKAGYLRFRKIYGGEDSVLLSSLSADDPALRPPSVTAQNGENDQATA; encoded by the coding sequence ATGAGCGCCCTTCTGGCACCCCAGCTTGGTCCTGAACTAAGTGCTGCTACCGAGGTTGAAAAATTCTTCGGTACTGAAGTGCTTAATAAAATTCGAAAAAAATTCGAGCTGAGAGAGCATCCAATACTTGGCGCTCCGGGAAAATCCTGCGAAACTAATTTATTCTTCGGATTCTTTTTCGACGGAACAAAGAATAATTACATTCAAGCTGACACGGCAAGAAATCACTCGAACGTCGCTCGCTTGTATGATTGCTACCCGGGCTTGAGCGTCCCTGGTGTACTACCGAAATCAACTGACTGGCAGCACAAGCCCGAAAAGTACACGCACTTTTTCAAAGTATATGTGCCTGGCGTTGCCTCGCCATTTAGCCAAGTGGGCGATACGGGTGACGGCGCTCAACTTACGGCAGGCAGTGCATCCGGGGCCTTTGGAGAGCGGCGGATCATCTGGGCTCTGATACAAGCCATCAATAACGTTCACCGATACTTCCTGAGAACTCCACTCGTCACACCAGAAGAGACAGATCTCCTGGTTCGACGCATTGTGCTCAACAAGTTCGCCCGCGCGATGATGACAAATCCTGGAGCTGCTTACAACGCCACCGCCAATAATCAGGTGAATATGCGCGCGCGACAAGCATTTAGGAATATCCTTCTGCGACTCAAGACTGCCATTGCACAACATCGCCCAGATCCAAAAACCAGGAAGCCGCTTAAAGTTGATCCAGCCATCGTAAAGACGATTTACGTATCGACGTTTGGCTTCTCGAGAGGAGCAACAGAGTCTCGCGCCTTCGTCAATTGGTTGCAATCACTGTGCAGACTGGATGCCGAGGTCCACGGCAACAATGCACAGATGTCGTTAGGCGGTTTTAATGTTGAGTTCGATTTCCTTGGTGTATTCGACACCGTCGCGTCGGTAGGTGCAGGTAACACGCTCGGAAACACGTTCGCGGGGAAATTTTTGGATGGTCATGGCGCATGGGCCGATACAGAGGACAGCTTGCGTATTCCCCCGGGTCTAAAATGTCTGCACTTGGTCGCAGCACACGATTTACGACGCAGTTTTCCAGTCGACTCAATTTCCGTGGGCGGAAATTTGCCGGCAGGTTGCGAGGAGATCGTTGTCCCAGGCGTGCACTCGGATATTGGGTGCGGCTACAGTCCCGGCGAACAGGGGAAAGGGATCCATCCGAATGGCGACGACATGCTGTCACGTATTCCGTTACTAATGATGTACAAAGCAGCGCGCATCAATGGCGTGCCGCTCAAACTCGAGACTGCGAATCCAACCGCGAAATTGCGGTTCGGCCTCAAGCCCGCGACGATTCAAGCGTTCAATGCCTACATCGAAACTTGCAAAGAGATTCAGGGCCCAATCCACCGGATCATGCGTGAACAGGCACGTAAGCAAATCGAGTGGCGCCTGATGCGGCGCATAACGTCCCAGACGCCACTGCAGAAAACGTCGAGTTTCCTGCGCGCGTCCACGTTTGACCAAAACGATCTCCTAAGCGCCGGGCAGGAATTCGAGCAGGAAATCGAAGCCTTCAAGGTGTGGCGAAGGGAGAAAGGTGCTGCCTTCCGTCCAGCCCAACAAAAAGCTGGATTTGATAATGAGCACTTGGCCGAATGGGAAGAAATTGCAACGTGGTGGCAGGAAGCGCCTCGACCAGTAGAGGCGGTCGTAACCTTCTTCGATCACTATGTCCATGACTCCCGCGCTGCGTTCAAGCTCATCCCTGGTAATCCTGATAACGCAAAGGATATGCAAAAAATGCTTGCCGAATGGGTGAAAGAACGGAAGGGAAGCAGGCTGTGGGAAGGGCTGGACGAGAACGAAAAGCGTGCAGCGGATGCGTATGCGAAAACCGGGAAAATTCCACCTATGCGGACTAGCGGAAGGGAGCCCTTCGATTCCTCATGGAAGAGCTACGGTATATCTGGAAAGGCTGGCTACCTGAGATTCCGTAAAATCTACGGCGGTGAGGATTCTGTACTGCTCTCATCTCTTTCTGCCGATGACCCCGCCTTGCGTCCGCCAAGTGTGACTGCCCAGAACGGAGAAAACGACCAGGCGACCGCATAG
- a CDS encoding GspE/PulE family protein, translating into MNANAPQSASLPRSPARPRRLDLQAIFSWLLADGIIEKDKVKAQFAQAQAILKNAVGSMHPLTAVAQCKLLSHQPPHRLLTLDVLSEWCAAKVGLPFIRIDPLKIDFTKVADVMSASYAARFNILPLDISATTLTVATADPFATEWEAEIAKVARRRIELVLANPLDIAQYISQFFSLAKSIRDASKTSAQDLALRSNFEQLVELGKANKQFDANDQHIVNIVDWLWSYAFEQRASDIHLEPKRDIAVIRFRIDGVLHQVYQVPAAVMLAMTARIKLLGRMDVIEKRRPQDGRIKTRTAAGQEVELRLSTMPTAFGEKLVMRVFDPEVVVKTLPELGFPPDDAARWDALTNRPHGIILVTGPTGSGKTTTLYTTLKALATNEVNVCTVEDPIEMVEASFNQMQVQPGIDLSFADGVRALMRQDPDIIMVGEIRDLATAEMAIQAALTGHLVLSTLHTNDAPSAVMRLLELGVPDYLLEATLIGVMAQRLVRTLCPDCKAPNGELSDDVWQSLGGAWNLPKPATVYRPIGCPECRQTGYRGRTGLYELLTVSDEFTRRIGDAADLAGLRQQSILDGMKPLRIAGAMKIIEGATTAEEVLKVTAALSVS; encoded by the coding sequence ATGAACGCCAACGCACCGCAATCCGCTTCCCTCCCCCGCAGTCCCGCACGGCCACGCCGGCTCGACCTGCAAGCCATTTTCTCGTGGCTGCTGGCTGATGGCATTATCGAGAAAGACAAGGTGAAGGCGCAGTTCGCCCAAGCCCAGGCCATCCTGAAGAACGCGGTCGGTTCGATGCACCCGCTGACCGCCGTCGCCCAGTGCAAGCTGCTCTCGCATCAGCCGCCGCACCGCCTGCTGACGCTCGACGTCTTGAGCGAATGGTGCGCGGCGAAGGTCGGCCTGCCCTTCATCCGCATCGATCCATTAAAAATCGATTTCACCAAGGTGGCCGACGTGATGTCGGCCAGCTATGCGGCACGCTTTAACATCCTGCCGCTCGACATCAGCGCGACGACGCTGACGGTGGCCACCGCCGACCCGTTCGCCACCGAATGGGAAGCCGAGATCGCCAAGGTGGCGCGCCGCCGCATCGAACTGGTGCTGGCGAACCCACTCGATATCGCGCAATACATTTCCCAGTTCTTCAGCCTGGCGAAATCCATCCGCGACGCCAGCAAGACCAGCGCCCAGGATCTCGCACTGCGCAGCAACTTCGAGCAACTGGTCGAACTGGGCAAGGCCAACAAACAGTTCGACGCGAACGACCAGCACATCGTCAACATCGTCGACTGGCTATGGAGCTACGCCTTCGAGCAACGCGCGTCGGACATCCACCTCGAGCCGAAGCGCGACATCGCGGTCATCCGTTTCCGCATCGACGGCGTGCTGCACCAGGTCTACCAGGTACCCGCCGCCGTGATGCTGGCGATGACGGCGCGCATCAAGCTGCTGGGCCGGATGGACGTCATCGAAAAGCGCCGCCCCCAGGACGGCCGCATCAAGACCCGTACCGCCGCCGGCCAGGAAGTCGAGCTGCGCCTGTCGACCATGCCGACCGCTTTCGGCGAAAAACTGGTGATGCGTGTTTTCGATCCGGAAGTGGTCGTCAAGACCCTGCCCGAACTCGGCTTTCCGCCGGACGACGCCGCACGCTGGGATGCGCTGACGAACCGTCCGCACGGCATCATCCTCGTCACCGGACCGACGGGTTCCGGCAAGACGACGACGCTGTACACGACCCTGAAAGCGCTGGCGACGAACGAAGTCAATGTCTGCACAGTGGAGGATCCGATCGAGATGGTCGAAGCCTCGTTCAACCAGATGCAGGTGCAACCCGGCATCGACCTCTCCTTCGCGGACGGCGTGCGCGCCCTGATGCGCCAGGACCCGGACATCATCATGGTCGGCGAGATCCGGGACCTGGCCACCGCCGAGATGGCGATCCAGGCGGCGCTGACCGGCCACCTCGTGCTCTCGACGCTGCACACCAACGACGCCCCATCGGCCGTGATGCGCCTGCTGGAACTGGGCGTGCCCGATTACCTGCTGGAAGCGACGCTGATCGGCGTCATGGCCCAGCGCCTGGTGCGCACCCTGTGCCCGGACTGCAAGGCCCCGAATGGCGAGCTGAGCGACGACGTCTGGCAAAGCCTGGGCGGTGCGTGGAACTTGCCGAAGCCGGCGACGGTCTATCGTCCCATCGGCTGTCCCGAATGCCGCCAGACGGGCTATCGCGGCAGGACCGGGCTGTATGAATTGCTGACGGTCTCCGATGAATTCACGCGCCGCATCGGGGACGCGGCCGACCTGGCTGGGTTGCGCCAGCAGAGCATCCTTGACGGCATGAAGCCGCTGCGCATCGCCGGCGCGATGAAGATCATCGAGGGCGCGACGACGGCCGAGGAAGTGCTGAAGGTGACGGCGGCGTTGTCGGTTTCCTAG
- a CDS encoding spermine/spermidine synthase domain-containing protein, producing MLIKRKSIEQAESSRRPARKPKFAPVTLSEQDGVRYLHFGTEWVQGAMRIRKPDWPELEYAQQMMAWMLFLDSPRHIVQLGLGSATLTKYCYRQFPEAQVTAVELNPSVIAICNTMFKLPPQDERLQILEMDALDFVEDPEHHGRFDVLQCDLYDATARGPVLDTPEFYAACNDCLTDQGIMTVNLFGDHPSYNKNIKAMKFAFDHVICLPEVHDGNVVALCFKTRPALDNAALAARAAQIVAATKLPAKSWVKGIEASR from the coding sequence ATGCTCATCAAACGCAAGTCCATCGAACAAGCCGAATCCTCGCGCCGCCCCGCGCGCAAACCCAAATTCGCACCCGTGACGCTGTCCGAACAGGACGGCGTTCGCTATCTCCACTTCGGCACCGAATGGGTGCAAGGCGCCATGCGCATCCGCAAGCCCGACTGGCCGGAACTCGAGTACGCCCAGCAGATGATGGCCTGGATGCTGTTCCTCGATTCTCCCCGTCACATCGTCCAGCTCGGCCTGGGCTCGGCCACGCTCACCAAATACTGCTACCGCCAGTTCCCTGAAGCGCAGGTCACGGCCGTCGAACTCAATCCGTCGGTCATCGCGATCTGCAACACGATGTTCAAGCTGCCGCCGCAGGACGAGCGCCTGCAGATCCTGGAAATGGACGCGCTCGATTTCGTCGAGGATCCGGAGCATCACGGCCGTTTCGACGTGCTGCAGTGCGACTTGTACGACGCCACCGCGCGCGGCCCCGTGCTCGACACGCCCGAGTTCTACGCCGCCTGCAACGACTGCCTGACGGACCAGGGCATCATGACGGTCAACCTGTTCGGCGACCACCCGAGCTACAACAAGAACATCAAGGCGATGAAGTTCGCGTTCGACCACGTGATCTGCCTGCCGGAAGTGCATGACGGGAACGTCGTCGCACTGTGCTTCAAGACCCGGCCGGCACTCGACAACGCGGCGCTGGCTGCACGCGCGGCGCAGATTGTCGCCGCCACCAAGTTGCCGGCCAAGTCGTGGGTCAAGGGTATCGAGGCATCCCGGTAA